Proteins encoded together in one Deinococcus irradiatisoli window:
- a CDS encoding alpha/beta hydrolase — translation MTTTDHVVVHGEFTPVKQPRGVVLLLHMLLANRHEYDNIAKRLATEGYASLALDARYGDTWNGFDNETVNSMKAADRNEAGSLLDVNAAYAWLKKQYPASPMFVLGSSIGASLAIPFAAQHPKLAGVLAFAPDMEIFEHLNMPKAAQSLRLPVFIACNETDTEQREAKALFEAVGSKAKTLFVLKGTSVHGARVLDPKTMVLFPELSAIYWPAVLKFLRSAGR, via the coding sequence ATGACGACGACCGACCACGTCGTCGTCCACGGCGAATTCACGCCGGTCAAGCAGCCCAGGGGGGTGGTGCTTCTGTTGCACATGCTCCTTGCCAACCGGCATGAGTACGACAACATCGCCAAGCGGCTGGCGACCGAAGGTTACGCCTCGCTCGCCCTCGATGCTCGATACGGTGATACCTGGAACGGGTTTGACAACGAGACCGTCAACAGCATGAAAGCTGCGGACCGAAACGAAGCTGGCTCCTTGCTCGATGTGAACGCCGCGTATGCCTGGCTTAAAAAACAGTACCCGGCCTCCCCGATGTTCGTTCTGGGCAGCAGCATCGGGGCGTCTCTCGCCATTCCTTTTGCGGCCCAGCATCCCAAACTGGCCGGCGTGCTGGCGTTCGCGCCGGATATGGAGATTTTCGAGCACCTGAACATGCCTAAGGCCGCGCAGAGCCTGCGCCTCCCCGTGTTCATCGCCTGTAACGAGACAGATACCGAGCAACGTGAAGCAAAAGCCTTGTTCGAGGCGGTGGGTTCCAAGGCCAAGACGCTCTTCGTGTTGAAAGGAACATCCGTTCACGGAGCGCGCGTCCTCGACCCGAAAACGATGGTCTTGTTTCCAGAGTTGAGCGCGATCTACTGGCCGGCGGTGCTGAAGTTCCTGCGCTCGGCCGGCCGCTGA
- the aguB gene encoding N-carbamoylputrescine amidase, with protein sequence MTSPNLVQLAVVQMHMTDRLDDNLKRAEQHVRDAAQSGAQVILLPELFENLYFCQVEREDYFALAHPVQNHPFLGRFQNLAAELGVVLPVSFFEAAGQAHYNSLACIDADGSLLGTYRKTHIPDGPGYEEKYYFTPGDTGFKVWATRFGRVGVGICWDQWYPETARAMMLLGADFLLYPTAIGSEPAEVETPNNHQMWQRAMVGHAVSNSSYVGAANRIGSEVVGDLQQTYYGHSFVADYTGEIVAEFGEAEEGALSHTLNLTEARKFRAGMGFFRDRRPELYAPLLTSDGLTRRG encoded by the coding sequence ATGACTTCTCCCAACCTCGTTCAGCTCGCGGTGGTGCAGATGCACATGACCGACCGGCTCGACGACAATCTGAAACGCGCCGAACAGCATGTCCGTGACGCGGCGCAGTCCGGCGCGCAGGTGATCTTGCTGCCGGAACTTTTCGAGAACCTGTACTTCTGCCAGGTTGAGCGCGAGGACTATTTCGCGCTGGCGCACCCGGTACAGAACCACCCATTTCTGGGCCGCTTTCAAAATTTGGCCGCCGAACTCGGGGTGGTGCTGCCGGTCAGCTTTTTCGAGGCGGCGGGGCAGGCCCACTACAACTCGCTGGCCTGCATCGACGCCGACGGTTCACTGCTCGGCACCTACCGCAAGACCCACATCCCAGACGGCCCCGGCTACGAGGAGAAGTACTACTTCACGCCCGGCGACACCGGCTTCAAGGTGTGGGCCACCCGCTTCGGCCGGGTGGGCGTGGGCATCTGCTGGGACCAGTGGTATCCCGAAACGGCCCGCGCCATGATGCTGCTCGGCGCCGACTTCCTGCTTTACCCGACGGCCATCGGCTCGGAACCCGCCGAGGTCGAGACACCCAACAACCACCAGATGTGGCAGCGGGCGATGGTGGGCCACGCCGTCAGCAACAGCAGTTATGTGGGGGCCGCCAACCGGATCGGCAGCGAGGTGGTGGGCGACCTCCAGCAGACCTATTACGGCCACTCGTTTGTCGCCGACTACACTGGTGAGATTGTCGCCGAATTCGGCGAGGCCGAGGAAGGCGCCCTCTCGCACACCCTCAACCTGACCGAGGCGCGAAAGTTCCGCGCCGGGATGGGTTTTTTCCGCGACCGCCGCCCCGAACTCTACGCGCCGCTGCTGACCAGCGACGGCCTGACCCGCCGGGGCTAG
- a CDS encoding tyrosine-type recombinase/integrase, producing MTMEQLWDEFLYYLRVERRSKATLSFYSVTRTKLERYLDSLGGVHEASGVSVSHLRGFVLWLGEQGLNGGGQHAHVRAVRALFNWGQREELLSANPARRLALPSLPSQRLLTVTSEVTQRLLGAARTTDQPLRDAAMVMTLFDTGLRASELVKVTVADLEVARGLIRVRGGKGGKDRTVPIGSRALTALATYQRRER from the coding sequence ATGACGATGGAGCAACTTTGGGATGAATTTCTGTACTACCTGCGGGTGGAGCGGCGCAGCAAGGCGACGCTGAGTTTCTACAGCGTGACGCGCACTAAGCTGGAGCGCTACCTGGACAGCCTGGGCGGCGTCCATGAAGCCAGCGGGGTCAGCGTCTCGCACCTGCGCGGCTTCGTCCTCTGGCTCGGCGAGCAGGGCCTCAACGGCGGCGGCCAGCATGCCCATGTCCGGGCGGTGCGAGCGCTGTTCAACTGGGGCCAGCGCGAGGAGCTGCTGAGCGCCAACCCGGCCCGCCGGCTGGCGCTGCCGAGTTTGCCTTCCCAGCGGCTTCTGACGGTCACCAGCGAGGTCACCCAGCGGCTTCTGGGAGCGGCCCGCACTACCGACCAACCGCTGCGCGACGCGGCGATGGTGATGACGCTCTTCGACACCGGCCTGCGGGCGTCGGAGTTGGTGAAAGTGACGGTGGCCGACCTTGAAGTGGCCCGTGGACTCATCCGGGTGCGCGGCGGCAAGGGCGGCAAGGACCGCACTGTGCCGATCGGCAGCCGGGCCCTCACCGCCCTGGCGACCTACCAGCGGCGTGAGCGCTGA
- a CDS encoding CBS domain-containing protein, with protein sequence MNTVKLVRDAMSPVTATLAQQATLVEAVLEMQRLNLERLPVTSAGQVVGLLTAGDIRRALPDTSAWDAVSYAGRTLAGEVMHRPLLSASPQDPLEQAVGVLDERGVKSLPVLEQGRLVGMLTLADVLRAATTQARLTWGSVQQHMTRHTICLEAQAPASEAAAKLKVSGLRVMPVLENGSLVGVLHRRDLDAATHRRAVGHGDTILADQFFLDGLTVRDFMRPPETYVLDTAPLRDAMAAMLKHGVYGLPVISEGGRVLGVLTISDVLWALLERSTPPA encoded by the coding sequence ATGAATACGGTCAAGTTGGTTCGGGACGCCATGTCCCCGGTGACGGCCACGCTCGCCCAGCAGGCCACCCTGGTGGAGGCGGTGCTGGAGATGCAGCGCTTGAATCTGGAGCGCCTGCCGGTCACCAGCGCCGGGCAGGTGGTGGGACTACTGACGGCCGGCGACATCCGCCGCGCCCTGCCTGACACCTCGGCCTGGGACGCGGTGAGCTACGCGGGCCGCACCCTGGCGGGGGAGGTGATGCACCGGCCGCTGCTGAGCGCCTCGCCGCAGGACCCGCTGGAGCAGGCCGTGGGCGTGCTGGACGAGCGGGGCGTCAAGAGCCTGCCGGTGCTGGAGCAGGGCCGGCTGGTGGGCATGCTGACGCTGGCCGACGTGCTGCGGGCGGCCACCACCCAGGCCCGGCTCACCTGGGGCAGCGTGCAGCAGCACATGACCCGCCACACCATCTGCCTGGAGGCCCAGGCGCCGGCCAGCGAAGCCGCCGCCAAACTCAAGGTCTCGGGGCTGAGGGTCATGCCGGTGCTGGAAAACGGCAGCCTGGTCGGGGTGCTGCACCGCCGCGACCTCGACGCCGCCACGCACCGGCGCGCGGTGGGCCACGGCGACACCATCCTGGCCGATCAGTTCTTTCTGGATGGCCTCACCGTGCGGGACTTCATGCGCCCGCCGGAAACCTACGTGCTCGACACCGCGCCGCTGCGCGACGCGATGGCGGCCATGTTGAAACACGGCGTGTACGGCCTGCCGGTGATCAGCGAAGGCGGGCGGGTGCTGGGCGTGCTCACCATCAGCGACGTGCTGTGGGCGCTGCTCGAACGGAGCACGCCTCCGGCCTAG
- a CDS encoding c-type cytochrome, with the protein MNEERFFTAREITAFVVMVVLVTAVGISSYRTGLNLSGGQGAAGMAAASGPAPVNGQALYAGNCAGCHGAGATGGIGPALKVTSGWTTPQFASAVLHGNIPEGRTLSPVMPRFAEAGFDGQPPTDEQLSAVHDYLKSLP; encoded by the coding sequence ATGAACGAGGAGCGTTTCTTTACCGCCCGCGAGATCACCGCCTTCGTGGTGATGGTCGTGCTGGTCACCGCCGTGGGCATCAGTTCCTACCGCACCGGCCTGAACCTCTCGGGCGGCCAGGGCGCGGCCGGGATGGCGGCGGCCAGCGGGCCGGCCCCGGTCAACGGTCAGGCGCTGTACGCCGGCAACTGCGCGGGCTGCCACGGCGCCGGGGCCACCGGCGGCATCGGCCCGGCCCTCAAGGTCACGTCGGGCTGGACCACGCCGCAGTTCGCCTCGGCGGTGCTGCACGGCAACATCCCCGAGGGCCGGACCCTCAGCCCGGTAATGCCCCGCTTCGCCGAGGCCGGTTTCGACGGCCAGCCGCCCACCGACGAGCAGCTCAGCGCGGTCCACGATTACCTGAAAAGCCTGCCGTGA
- a CDS encoding universal stress protein: protein MFRTILVPTDFSTSSILAAEHACRMARAIGGGVTFLHVTPGGHGSEAALQARLQAFAGNARLARPPLLEAAAGRDVASVILDVAAERRADLIVLGTGRVGTVARAVLARADVPVQVVPRQFQLHRQPDHRWRQLLCD from the coding sequence ATGTTCCGCACCATCCTTGTTCCCACCGACTTCAGCACCAGCAGCATCCTGGCCGCCGAGCACGCCTGCCGGATGGCCCGCGCCATCGGCGGCGGCGTGACGTTTCTGCACGTGACTCCCGGCGGCCACGGCAGCGAGGCGGCCCTCCAGGCGCGCTTGCAGGCGTTTGCCGGCAACGCCCGGCTGGCCCGCCCACCCCTGCTCGAAGCGGCGGCGGGGCGTGACGTGGCCTCGGTCATTCTCGACGTGGCCGCCGAGCGCCGCGCCGATCTGATCGTGCTCGGAACGGGCCGGGTGGGCACGGTGGCGCGGGCGGTGCTGGCCCGGGCAGACGTGCCGGTGCAGGTCGTGCCCCGGCAGTTTCAGCTGCACCGCCAGCCGGACCACCGCTGGCGCCAGCTGCTCTGCGACTGA
- the argJ gene encoding bifunctional glutamate N-acetyltransferase/amino-acid acetyltransferase ArgJ, whose product MTALPQGFRAAALAAGIKPSGKIDLTAVVSDSPCAWAFAGTRSAAAAACVGRARQLYAAGLPLRAVLVNAGNANAATGAGGAADDAEMGALLAQAVGTPPESVLTASTGVIGHRLPMAKVRSGVPKLAEHLQSAADLHAQAIMTTDTRPKTAERTLPGGQRLVGVAKGSGMIHPDMATMFSFVYSDAAVDQAALRAAFPGIVARTFNAVTVDGDTSTNDMTAALCNAQAGAADTAEFLQALEEVMRDLARQIARDGEGAGTLLTVRVTGAASEADALLAARTCAASPLLKSAVHGRDPNWGRVIMALGRSGARLNLDNLRVDVQGVPVFHAEPLTYDPGQVSAAMNAEEVVFDIDLAVGQAKGEAWGCDLSAEYVRINADYTT is encoded by the coding sequence ATGACTGCGCTTCCCCAAGGTTTCCGTGCCGCCGCCCTGGCCGCCGGCATCAAGCCCAGCGGCAAAATCGACCTCACGGCGGTGGTGTCTGATTCGCCCTGTGCCTGGGCATTTGCCGGCACCCGCAGCGCCGCCGCCGCCGCCTGCGTGGGCCGCGCCCGGCAGCTCTACGCGGCGGGGCTGCCGCTGCGGGCGGTGCTGGTCAATGCCGGCAACGCCAACGCGGCCACCGGGGCCGGCGGCGCGGCCGACGACGCCGAGATGGGCGCGCTGCTGGCGCAGGCCGTCGGCACCCCCCCGGAAAGCGTGTTGACGGCTTCGACCGGCGTGATCGGCCACCGGCTGCCGATGGCGAAGGTGCGTTCGGGCGTGCCAAAGCTGGCCGAGCACTTGCAGAGCGCGGCCGATCTGCACGCCCAGGCGATCATGACCACCGACACCCGCCCTAAGACCGCCGAGCGCACCCTGCCGGGCGGTCAGCGGCTGGTGGGCGTCGCCAAGGGCAGCGGCATGATTCACCCGGACATGGCGACCATGTTCTCGTTCGTGTATTCCGATGCGGCGGTGGATCAGGCCGCTTTGCGGGCCGCCTTTCCCGGCATCGTGGCGCGCACCTTCAACGCGGTGACGGTGGACGGCGACACCAGCACCAACGACATGACGGCTGCCCTGTGCAACGCCCAGGCCGGGGCCGCCGACACCGCCGAATTTTTGCAGGCGCTCGAAGAGGTGATGCGCGACCTCGCCCGCCAGATCGCCCGCGACGGCGAGGGCGCCGGCACCCTGCTGACGGTGCGTGTCACCGGCGCGGCCAGCGAGGCCGACGCCCTGCTGGCCGCCCGCACCTGCGCCGCCAGTCCGCTGCTCAAGAGCGCGGTGCACGGCCGCGACCCCAACTGGGGCCGGGTGATCATGGCGCTGGGGCGCAGTGGAGCGCGCCTCAACCTGGACAACCTGCGGGTGGACGTGCAGGGTGTGCCGGTCTTTCACGCCGAGCCGCTCACCTACGACCCGGGGCAGGTGTCCGCCGCCATGAACGCCGAGGAAGTGGTGTTCGATATTGATCTGGCGGTGGGGCAGGCGAAAGGCGAGGCCTGGGGCTGCGACCTGAGCGCCGAGTACGTACGTATCAACGCCGACTACACCACCTGA
- a CDS encoding CBS domain-containing protein, with protein MKILEQMTREVVTADPDDRVARLRQTLVVTGLRCLPVVAQGKLLGLIFARDLEAAPPTSHARDLMHPASVTVSARTPIERAAALMLEHQIHGLPVVNADNELQGVLTVSDLLRTLVKAPPISLWV; from the coding sequence ATGAAGATTCTCGAACAGATGACCCGTGAAGTGGTGACCGCCGATCCGGACGACCGCGTGGCCCGGCTGCGCCAGACCCTGGTCGTGACCGGGCTGCGCTGCCTGCCGGTGGTGGCGCAGGGCAAACTGCTGGGCCTGATCTTCGCGCGCGACCTCGAAGCGGCGCCGCCCACCAGCCACGCGCGCGACCTGATGCACCCGGCCAGCGTGACCGTCAGCGCCCGCACGCCGATCGAGCGGGCCGCCGCGCTGATGCTCGAACACCAGATTCACGGTCTGCCGGTGGTGAACGCCGACAACGAGCTGCAGGGCGTGCTGACCGTGAGCGATCTGCTGCGGACCCTGGTGAAGGCGCCGCCCATCAGCTTGTGGGTCTGA
- a CDS encoding DoxX family protein, producing MTSTRAPFHTFTVSEPHLTRLLFADARLAPLWTLLRLYAGYEWLMAGWEKLTNPAGVWVGAKAGAAVSGFLQGALTKTSGEHPDVSGWYAWFLQHAALPHAALFSYLVTFGEVFVGLALILGLFTGLAAFFGGFMNASYLLAGTVSTNPLLFIVATWLVLGWRVAGYWGLDRWVLPKVGVPLPEAAPAPRLQRS from the coding sequence ATGACCAGCACCCGCGCTCCCTTCCACACCTTCACCGTGTCCGAACCGCACCTCACCCGGCTGCTCTTTGCCGACGCGCGGCTGGCGCCGCTGTGGACCTTGCTGCGGTTGTACGCCGGCTACGAATGGCTGATGGCCGGCTGGGAAAAACTCACCAACCCGGCCGGCGTCTGGGTGGGCGCCAAAGCGGGCGCGGCCGTCAGCGGGTTCCTGCAGGGCGCGCTGACTAAAACCTCCGGCGAGCACCCCGATGTGTCGGGCTGGTACGCCTGGTTCCTGCAGCACGCCGCCCTGCCACACGCCGCTCTGTTCTCTTACCTGGTGACCTTCGGTGAAGTGTTCGTGGGCCTGGCGCTGATCCTGGGGCTGTTCACCGGCCTGGCGGCGTTCTTCGGCGGGTTCATGAACGCCAGCTACCTGCTGGCCGGCACCGTCAGCACCAATCCGCTGCTGTTCATCGTGGCGACCTGGCTGGTGCTGGGCTGGCGGGTGGCCGGCTACTGGGGCCTGGACCGCTGGGTGCTGCCGAAAGTCGGCGTGCCGCTGCCCGAAGCCGCGCCGGCACCGCGTTTGCAGCGGTCCTGA
- a CDS encoding AfsR/SARP family transcriptional regulator: MNAAGSSTARTAHAQPRWDIRTFGRAEVLVDGAPANWASQGAQDLFFYLLSHPEGRSREEILEALWGLEADASSGNRFRVTLHRLRAALGDREAVGEAYGRYHLSPALFRASDVQALHAALHEADSAQDAAQRLRAYQRALSTYHGDYLPQLRSDWAQTAREEHQAAYVRACTELSLVYCEQRDCPAAVGALVRALKADPYIGEQYHQKLMTCLSVVESKYAAVEHYRRFIRFLRDHLADTPMAETAELAGRIKCGEQICARAPGPSAAQDSSCALRASRLN, encoded by the coding sequence ATGAACGCCGCCGGCTCCAGCACTGCCCGCACCGCCCACGCCCAGCCCCGCTGGGACATTCGCACCTTCGGCCGGGCAGAGGTTCTCGTCGACGGCGCTCCGGCCAACTGGGCCTCGCAGGGCGCCCAGGACCTCTTCTTCTACCTGCTCTCGCACCCCGAGGGTCGCAGCCGCGAAGAAATCCTCGAAGCGCTGTGGGGTCTGGAGGCCGATGCCAGCAGCGGCAACCGCTTCCGGGTGACGCTGCACCGCCTGCGCGCCGCGCTGGGCGACCGCGAGGCGGTGGGCGAGGCGTATGGCCGTTACCACCTCTCGCCGGCGCTGTTCAGGGCCAGCGACGTTCAGGCGCTGCACGCCGCGCTGCACGAAGCCGACAGTGCCCAGGACGCGGCGCAGCGCCTGCGGGCCTACCAGCGGGCGCTGTCGACCTACCACGGCGATTATCTGCCGCAGCTGCGCAGCGACTGGGCCCAGACGGCCCGCGAGGAGCATCAGGCCGCCTACGTGCGGGCCTGCACCGAACTCTCGCTGGTCTACTGCGAGCAGCGCGACTGCCCAGCGGCGGTGGGCGCGCTGGTGCGGGCGCTGAAGGCCGATCCCTACATCGGCGAGCAGTACCACCAGAAACTGATGACCTGCCTGTCGGTGGTGGAGAGCAAGTACGCGGCGGTGGAGCACTACCGGCGCTTTATCCGCTTTCTGCGCGACCACCTCGCTGACACCCCCATGGCCGAGACCGCCGAACTGGCGGGGCGCATCAAGTGCGGCGAGCAGATCTGCGCCCGGGCGCCCGGCCCGAGCGCTGCGCAGGATTCCAGCTGCGCGCTGCGCGCCTCGCGCCTCAATTGA
- a CDS encoding cytochrome c oxidase subunit II: MSGLRREQAPRRAAALPARLDHHTLERYEGVWLVLALIMVILLFGGVLASFVSGTYPSLTGESGHHITGVENGRLDPRNFAGTPFATPGVRRNADGTYEGFVVARAFQFEPAVLKVPAGQPIVLHVTSADVLHGFFIEGTNINTTAIPGQVSSFTTTFQRPGLLHVICNEYCGAGHHNMMTRLVVEVAAP, from the coding sequence ATGTCCGGGCTTCGCCGCGAACAGGCGCCGCGCCGCGCCGCCGCGCTGCCGGCCCGGCTCGACCACCACACCCTCGAGCGCTACGAGGGCGTGTGGCTGGTGCTGGCGCTCATCATGGTGATACTCCTGTTCGGCGGTGTGCTCGCCAGCTTCGTCAGCGGCACCTATCCCTCGCTCACCGGCGAGAGCGGCCACCACATCACCGGCGTGGAAAACGGGCGCCTCGACCCCAGGAACTTCGCCGGCACGCCGTTTGCCACCCCGGGTGTGCGCCGCAACGCCGACGGCACCTACGAGGGGTTCGTGGTCGCCCGGGCGTTTCAGTTCGAGCCCGCCGTGCTCAAGGTGCCGGCCGGTCAGCCGATCGTCTTGCACGTCACCTCGGCCGACGTGCTGCACGGCTTTTTTATCGAAGGCACCAACATCAACACCACCGCCATTCCGGGGCAGGTCAGCAGCTTCACCACCACCTTTCAGCGCCCCGGCCTGCTGCACGTCATCTGCAACGAGTACTGCGGCGCCGGCCACCACAACATGATGACCCGTCTGGTCGTCGAGGTCGCGGCGCCGTGA
- a CDS encoding AfsR/SARP family transcriptional regulator: MTGLQIHTFGFAHTDRDGQRVHWESGAARDVLHYLLCFPAGRRREELLSDLWNTDDERGGKNRFRVTLHRLRAALARPDAVIEDDGRYALHPEVLGASDVGRFYSALSRFERAGDPQQRRAALEQATGLYRGDFLSGQTAGWVNEAREEHQAAYVRANLELSLLRCDARECQASAQSLASALHTDPFVGENYHQRLMACVSRVEGKYAATEHYRRFAAFLSEQLGDTPMPETVDLAQRIKCGEAPCFLETAPHQGLAQPVAGLCPLLPGSRCSQALSEALQLN; this comes from the coding sequence GTGACCGGACTTCAGATTCATACCTTCGGTTTTGCCCATACCGACCGCGACGGCCAGCGGGTGCACTGGGAATCGGGAGCCGCGCGCGACGTGCTGCACTACCTGCTGTGCTTTCCGGCGGGCCGCCGCCGTGAGGAGCTGCTCTCCGATCTGTGGAACACCGACGACGAGCGCGGCGGCAAAAACCGCTTCCGGGTCACGCTGCACCGCCTGCGCGCCGCGCTGGCGCGCCCGGATGCCGTGATCGAGGACGACGGGCGCTACGCTCTGCATCCCGAGGTGCTCGGCGCTTCGGATGTGGGCCGCTTTTACAGCGCCCTGTCGCGCTTCGAGCGGGCCGGCGACCCACAGCAGCGCCGCGCCGCGCTGGAGCAGGCCACCGGGCTGTACCGGGGCGACTTTCTGAGCGGTCAGACCGCCGGCTGGGTGAACGAAGCCCGCGAGGAGCACCAGGCCGCCTACGTGCGCGCCAACCTCGAACTCAGCTTGCTGCGCTGCGACGCTCGCGAGTGTCAGGCCTCGGCGCAGTCGCTGGCCTCGGCGCTGCACACCGACCCCTTCGTGGGCGAAAATTACCACCAGCGGCTGATGGCCTGCGTCAGCAGGGTAGAGGGCAAATACGCCGCCACCGAGCACTACCGCCGCTTCGCCGCCTTTCTGAGCGAGCAGCTCGGCGACACCCCCATGCCGGAAACGGTGGACCTGGCCCAGCGCATCAAGTGCGGCGAAGCCCCCTGCTTTCTGGAGACCGCGCCGCACCAGGGACTGGCCCAGCCGGTGGCCGGGCTGTGCCCGTTGCTGCCCGGCAGCCGCTGCTCGCAGGCCCTGAGCGAAGCCCTGCAACTGAACTGA
- a CDS encoding b(o/a)3-type cytochrome-c oxidase subunit 1, with product MTTSPLATSRSRSPHDARVLPTVPDTAQLAGLKRVTQYYVVTAFLALLIGVLLGPLQALNYAGIDLYDNPIVKALLKSYYQGLSLHGVLNALVFTQFFISGWMLYLPARDLGVRLNLRFAWFTYLLMTAGLLTAALPLLLNKATLLYTFYPPMEGSPFFYIGAAVMVGSSLLVAGQVIAAWFHWKRQHPGQVTPLVAFMCVATWMMWTVASLGLVGEVVLMLIPWSLGWVGGVDPLLAKTLFWWTGHAIVYFWVLPAYIVWYAFLPRHAGGRIASEPLIRLTFVLFLLNSTPVGLHHQYADPNVSNFWKTIHMFLTFLVAVPSLLTAFSVAASLEDAARARGGRGLFGWMLKLPWGQPAFSASVLAMVSFILGGAGGIVNASAAFSPVVHNTAWIPGHFHITVGTATTLTFMGVSFWLIPHLTGKRLPSVKLASAAVWSWFTGMMVFALGMHWQGLLGVPRRTQISAAAQDVYRDMNLKIPEMLTGISGMILLVSAALFFYVLFRMLLSPRQDDGELSSPLPYSEVISPAGETLSAAAPLVRATEPLLALWVLALVLVLMMYGPVVGKLISQAQLVPGWRLY from the coding sequence GTGACGACTTCACCTCTCGCGACCTCACGTTCCCGCTCGCCGCATGACGCGCGGGTGCTGCCCACCGTCCCGGACACCGCCCAGCTGGCGGGCCTCAAGAGAGTCACCCAGTACTACGTCGTCACGGCGTTTCTGGCGCTGCTGATCGGCGTGCTGCTGGGGCCGCTGCAGGCGCTGAACTACGCCGGCATCGACCTCTACGACAACCCGATCGTGAAGGCGCTGCTCAAGTCGTACTACCAGGGGCTGAGCCTGCACGGGGTGCTCAACGCGCTGGTGTTCACCCAGTTTTTCATCAGCGGCTGGATGCTCTACCTGCCGGCGCGCGACCTGGGCGTGCGGCTCAATTTGCGCTTCGCCTGGTTCACCTACCTGCTGATGACGGCGGGCCTGCTGACGGCCGCCTTGCCGCTGCTGCTCAACAAGGCCACCCTGCTCTACACCTTTTACCCACCGATGGAAGGCAGTCCCTTCTTTTATATCGGCGCAGCCGTGATGGTCGGCTCGAGCCTGCTGGTGGCCGGACAGGTGATCGCCGCCTGGTTTCACTGGAAGCGCCAGCATCCGGGACAGGTCACGCCGCTGGTGGCCTTCATGTGCGTCGCCACCTGGATGATGTGGACGGTGGCCTCGCTGGGCCTGGTCGGCGAGGTGGTGCTGATGCTGATTCCCTGGTCGCTGGGCTGGGTGGGCGGGGTCGATCCGCTGCTGGCCAAGACGCTGTTCTGGTGGACCGGCCACGCCATCGTGTACTTCTGGGTGCTGCCGGCCTACATCGTCTGGTACGCCTTCCTGCCCCGGCACGCCGGCGGGCGCATCGCTTCCGAGCCGCTAATCCGGCTGACCTTCGTGCTGTTTTTGCTCAACAGCACCCCGGTGGGGCTGCACCACCAGTACGCCGATCCCAATGTGTCGAATTTCTGGAAGACCATCCACATGTTCCTGACCTTTCTGGTGGCGGTGCCCAGCCTGCTGACCGCCTTCAGCGTGGCGGCCTCGCTAGAAGACGCCGCCCGCGCCCGGGGCGGCCGGGGGCTGTTCGGCTGGATGCTCAAGTTGCCCTGGGGCCAGCCGGCCTTCAGCGCCTCGGTGCTGGCGATGGTGTCGTTCATCCTGGGCGGGGCCGGCGGCATCGTGAATGCCAGCGCCGCCTTCTCGCCGGTGGTGCACAACACCGCCTGGATTCCCGGTCACTTTCACATCACGGTGGGCACCGCCACCACCCTGACCTTCATGGGCGTGAGCTTCTGGCTCATTCCGCACCTGACCGGCAAGCGCCTGCCGAGCGTCAAGCTGGCCTCGGCGGCGGTGTGGAGCTGGTTTACGGGCATGATGGTTTTTGCGCTGGGCATGCACTGGCAGGGCCTGCTGGGCGTGCCGCGCCGCACCCAGATCAGCGCCGCCGCGCAGGACGTCTACCGCGACATGAACCTGAAGATTCCCGAGATGCTCACCGGCATCAGCGGCATGATCCTGCTCGTCAGCGCCGCGCTGTTTTTCTACGTGCTGTTCAGGATGCTGCTCTCGCCCCGGCAGGACGACGGCGAACTCAGCTCGCCGCTGCCCTACAGCGAGGTCATCAGCCCGGCGGGCGAGACGCTCTCCGCCGCCGCGCCGCTGGTGCGCGCCACCGAGCCGCTGCTGGCGCTGTGGGTGCTGGCACTGGTGCTGGTGCTGATGATGTACGGCCCGGTGGTAGGCAAGCTGATCAGTCAGGCGCAGCTCGTTCCCGGCTGGAGGCTCTACTGA